The following proteins are encoded in a genomic region of Sesamum indicum cultivar Zhongzhi No. 13 linkage group LG8, S_indicum_v1.0, whole genome shotgun sequence:
- the LOC105169116 gene encoding uncharacterized protein LOC105169116: MKRTAYYNAVPQVQDQWPIKKALTFSDVDITHPFLTLSRQQVETHIVVYMTPQQQEHLRAEGQVGFNAQDDDTGEMSVMKLKWRGSYYNLIGKWGKVVRGKGLEVGQEIKLRWFNGCLHFSVPQQQIVAVPPIRMVAAPLIQDHWPIRKVLTSSDVDPNHPFLPLPRKSVEEHILVHWVPQERERLRKEEQVSINARDYDTGDTHGMKLKWRGNYYNLIGKWGNIIRLKGLGVGQEIRIRWTNNCLYFSVPEERYVATASGHDNWPIKKALTLSDVDTNHPFLTLPGKAVEDHILFYWTHQAREQLRNEHQVGINARDDDTGDLFVMKLKWRGSYYNLIGKWGKIIREKRLHVGREIRVRWDNGCLVFSVPQ; this comes from the coding sequence ATGAAGAGGACAGCATACTACAATGCTGTACCTCAGGTGCAGGATCAGTGGCCTATCAAGAAAGCTCTGACATTTTCTGATGTTGATATCACCCATCCTTTCCTGACATTGTCCCGACAACAAGTTGAAACTCATATTGTCGTGTACATGACACCTCAACAGCAGGAGCATTTAAGAGCTGAAGGTCAAGTGGGTTTTAATGCTCAGGATGATGATACTGGTGAAATGTCTGTGATGAAGCTGAAGTGGCGTGGTAGCTATTATAATCTCATTGGCAAATGGGGAAAAGTTGTCCGTGGAAAGGGACTTGAAGTTGGGCaggaaattaaattaagatggTTTAATGGTTGCTTACACTTCTCTGTTCCGCAACAGCAGATTGTTGCAGTACCACCAATCAGAATGGTCGCAGCACCCCTGATACAGGACCACTGGCCTATTAGGAAGGTCTTGACATCATCTGATGTTGATCCTAATCATCCTTTTCTCCCTTTGCCTCGTAAATCTGTTGAAGAGCATATTCTTGTTCACTGGGTACCCCAAGAAAGGGAAAGACTGAGAAAGGAAGAGCAGGTCTCTATAAATGCTCGAGATTATGATACAGGTGATACTCATGGGATGAAATTGAAGTGGCGAGGGAATTATTATAACTTAATTGGGAAATGGGGGAATATAATTAGACTTAAGGGACTTGGTGTTGGACAAGAGATCAGGATACGGTGGACAAATAATTGTTTATACTTCTCAGTTCCAGAGGAACGTTATGTCGCTACAGCATCTGGACATGATAACTGGCCGATCAAGAAAGCTCTCACATTGTCGGATGTGGATACAAATCATCCATTCCTTACTTTGCCAGGCAAAGCAGTGGAAGATCATATTCTCTTTTACTGGACGCACCAAGCTAGGGAGCAGTTGAGGAATGAGCATCAAGTTGGTATCAATGCTCGGGATGATGATACAGGCGATTTGTTTGTGATGAAGTTGAAATGGCGTGGGAGTTACTACAATCTGATTGGTAAATGGGGCAAAATCATCCGAGAGAAGAGACTCCATGTAGGGAGAGAGATCAGAGTACGCTGGGACAATGGATGCTTGGTCTTCTCAGTCCCTCAATGA
- the LOC105169117 gene encoding cleavage and polyadenylation specificity factor subunit 3-I, which translates to MASTGQPVSSLKRTSSTSSEGDELIITPLGAGNEVGRSCVYMSYKGKTVMFDCGIHPAFSGMAALPYFDEIDPSNIDVLLVTHFHLDHAASLPYFLEKTTFRGRVFMTHATKAIYKLLLSDYVKVSKVSVEDMLYDEQDILRTMDKIEVIDFHQTLEVNGVRFWCYTAGHVLGAAMFMVDIAGVRVLYTGDYSREEDRHLRAAELPQFSPDICIIESTYGVQNHQPRNIREKLFTDVIHSTVAQGGRVLIPAFALGRAQELLLILDEYWSSHPDLHNVPIYYASPLAKRCMAVYQTYINSMNERIRNQFANSNPFDFKHISPLKSLDEFRDIGPAVVMASPGGLQSGLSRQLFDKWCSDKKNACVIPGYVVEGTLAKTIINEPKEVTLASGLTAPLNMQVHYISFSAHADYNQTSTFLKELMPPNIILVHGEANEMGRLKQKLLSVFADGNTKIITPKNCQSVEMHFNSQKMAKAIGKLAEKTPAVGETVSGLLVKKGFTYQIMAPEDLHIFSQLSTGNIIQRITIPYSGAFAVIKHRLKQIYESVESSTDEETGAPTLRVHDRVTLKQESENHVSLHWTADPISDMVSDSVVALVLNASRELPKVVVESEHEPTDEEETKKADKIMHALLVSLFGDVKYEEEGKLLINVDGIEAHLDKQSGEVESENEGLKERVRTAFRRIRSAVKPIPLQGSC; encoded by the exons ATGGCTTCAACTGGGCAACCAGTCTCGTCACTAAAGAGAACTTCATCGACGTCGAGTGAAGGGGATGAGCTTATTATAACACCACTTGGAGCCGGCAATGAAGTGGGCCGCTCCTGTGTTTACATGTCTTACAAGGGCAAGACTGTTATG tTTGATTGCGGCATTCATCCGGCTTTTTCGGGCATGGCTGCGTTGCCGTACTTCGATGAGATTGATCCTTCAAACATTGATGTTCTTCTTGTTACTCA TTTTCACTTGGACCATGCTGCTTCGCTTCCATATTTTCTGGAGAAG ACCACATTCAGAGGGAGAGTTTTTATGACTCATGCAACTAAGGCCATCTACAAGTTACTTCTATCAGATTATGTTAAAGTTAGTAAGGTCTCCGTTGAAGATATGTTATATGATGAACAAGATATACTTCGCACCATGGACAAGATTGAG GTTATTGACTTCCATCAGACTCTTGAAGTTAATGGTGTTCGCTTCTGGTGTTATACTGCTGGTCATGTCCTTGGGGCTGCCATGTTTATGGTTGACATAGCTGGTGTTCGAGTCCTCTATACTGGAGACTATTCACGTGAAGAAGACCGACACCTCCGTGCTGCTGAGCTCCCCCAATTCTCACCAGATATTTGCATTATCGAATCAACTTATGGTGTTCAGAATCATCAACCACGTAATATACGAGAGAAGCTCTTTACTGATGTCATTCACTCTACGGTTGCTCAAGGTGGTCGTGTCCTGATTCCCGCTTTTGCTCTTGGCAGAGCACAAGAACTACTACTGATACTGGACGAGTACTGGTCAAGCCATCCTGATCTCCACAATGTCCCCATATATTATGCTTCCCCACTTGCCAAAAGGTGTATGGCAGTATACCAGACCTACATTAACTCCATGAACGAGAGAATCAGGAATCAATTTGCCAATTCAAATCCCTTCGACTTCAAACACATCTCTCCTTTAAAGAGTCTCGATGAATTTCGTGATATAGGACCAGCGGTGGTGATGGCAAGCCCTGGTGGGCTTCAAAGTGGTTTGTCGAGACAACTGTTTGATAAATGGTGTTCAGACAAGAAAAATGCTTGTGTTATTCCTGGATATGTTGTGGAAGGGACATTGGCCAAGACGATTATTAATGAACCCAAGGAAGTTACCCTTGCAAGTGGCCTCACTGCTCCTCTCAACATGCAAGTACACTATATTTCCTTCTCGGCTCATGCAGATTATAATCAAACAAGCACATTCCTTAAAGAGCTTATGCCCCCCAACATCATATTGGTTCATGGCGAAGCAAATGAAATGGGACGACTCAAACAGAAACTCCTCTCCGTCTTTGCAGATGGAAACACCAAAATCATTACCCCAAAGAACTGCCAGTCTGTAGAAATGCACTTCAACTCCCAGAAAATGGCAAAAGCTATAGGAAAGCTAGCAGAAAAGACACCTGCAGTTGGTGAAACTGTCAGTGGTTTGCTTGTAAAAAAAGGCTTCACCTATCAGATAATGGCTCCCGAGGATCTTCACATCTTCTCTCAACTTTCTACCGGTAACATTATTCAGAGAATTACAATCCCATATTCTGGTGCCTTTGCTGTTATTAAGCACAGGCTTAAGCAGATTTATGAAAGTGTCGAGTCCTCAACTGATGAGGAAACTGGGGCTCCAACTTTGAGAGTGCATGACCGGGTGACACTGAAACAGGAGTCGGAGAATCACGTTTCGCTGCACTGGACAGCTGATCCTATCAGCGATATGGTCTCAGACTCTGTTGTGGCTCTAGTTCTAAATGCTAGTCGAGAACTGCCAAAGGTGGTGGTTGAGTCCGAACACGAACCAACTGATGAAGAAGAAACCAAGAAAGCAGACAAGATTATGCACGCACTTCTAGTTTCGCTGTTTGGAGACGTGAAATATGAGGAGGAAGGCAAGCTATTGATCAACGTTGATGGGATTGAGGCTCATCTTGATAAACAAAGCGGTGAAGTTGAAAGTGAGAACGAAGGTCTCAAAGAACGAGTGAGGACAGCATTCAGACGAATCAGAAGTGCGGTAAAGCCGATACCGCTTCAGGGATCTTGCTAG